One window of the Paenibacillus beijingensis genome contains the following:
- the cwlD gene encoding N-acetylmuramoyl-L-alanine amidase CwlD — protein sequence MKKQSVTGGRRGGRRSVFFRKRVIVWMSPRGVLRIAIGLSMIVLVAWMLGKEVPVSRTWTYWTLPLSGKTIVLDAGHGGVDGGAVSREGYIEKDLNLAIALHLRDYLQQAGAVVYMTREGDYDLAGSGTTGYSKRKTEDLLQRVQFVKDRGASMVVSIHMNSIPSSKWSGAQTFYYPSYPDNASLAALIQSEITRNLENTKRVASTVNTVYLLKALESVPSALVEVGFLSNPGEAQLLADAEYQKKVAASIYQGILRYSSGERLPGSGERPSDSGERLPRSAERPPGSGKAAGK from the coding sequence ATGAAGAAACAATCCGTGACGGGCGGCCGCAGAGGCGGCAGGCGGAGCGTTTTTTTTCGCAAACGCGTCATTGTATGGATGAGTCCCCGGGGCGTGCTGCGGATCGCAATCGGGCTCTCCATGATCGTTCTTGTCGCCTGGATGCTCGGCAAGGAAGTGCCGGTATCGCGCACATGGACCTATTGGACGCTGCCGCTGTCGGGCAAGACGATCGTGCTGGACGCCGGTCACGGCGGGGTGGACGGAGGCGCCGTCAGCAGGGAAGGCTATATCGAGAAGGATCTCAATTTGGCGATCGCGCTCCATTTGCGGGATTACCTGCAGCAGGCCGGAGCTGTCGTCTACATGACGCGGGAAGGCGACTACGACCTGGCAGGCAGCGGAACAACGGGTTATTCCAAGCGAAAAACCGAAGATTTGCTGCAGCGGGTCCAGTTCGTGAAAGACCGGGGGGCCAGCATGGTGGTCAGCATCCACATGAACAGCATCCCGTCCTCGAAATGGTCCGGGGCGCAGACGTTTTATTATCCGAGCTATCCGGATAACGCATCGCTGGCCGCTCTGATCCAGAGCGAAATTACGCGCAATCTCGAAAATACAAAGCGGGTCGCTTCGACGGTTAATACCGTCTATTTGCTCAAAGCGCTGGAGAGTGTGCCGAGCGCGCTCGTGGAGGTCGGTTTCCTGTCCAATCCCGGAGAGGCGCAGCTGCTGGCGGATGCGGAATATCAGAAAAAAGTGGCGGCGTCCATTTATCAAGGCATTTTGCGTTACAGCAGCGGCGAGCGGTTGCCCGGCAGCGGCGAACGGCCGTCCGATAGTGGCGAACGGCTGCCCCGAAGCGCTGAACGACCGCCTGGAAGTGGCAAAGCGGCTGGAAAATAA
- a CDS encoding Mrp/NBP35 family ATP-binding protein produces the protein MLTREQVLDAMNAFIEESAADQIAVRDVMVQGRQVSLTVLTVSGEAEPPLEAALRAALQRAGAETVHFRFRALEGAAGGAGTGAPQAERAAGGAGKAAAAGAGAKGPVKGHGAGLSSPLLAEGSGVQFIAVASGKGGVGKSTVTVNLAVALARKGKRVGLIDADIYGFSVPDMMGIEERPQVVNGRIIPIERFGVKVISMGFFVEDNAPVVWRGPMLGRMLRNFFAEIEWGELDYVLLDLPPGTGDVALDVHQILPQSKEIIVTTPHATAAFVAARAGAMAIQTEHEILGVVENMAYYACCSCGEKEYIFGRGGGARLAESLHTDLLAQLPLGQPDNHPSEPDFSPSVYKAESETGAIYLELAARIIAKTGQE, from the coding sequence ATGTTGACACGTGAGCAAGTGCTTGATGCCATGAATGCTTTTATAGAAGAAAGCGCTGCGGACCAAATCGCGGTCCGCGACGTGATGGTGCAGGGCCGTCAAGTTTCACTGACGGTCCTGACCGTCAGCGGGGAGGCGGAGCCCCCGCTGGAAGCCGCGCTGCGCGCAGCGCTGCAGCGCGCAGGGGCCGAAACCGTGCACTTCCGGTTTCGGGCCCTCGAGGGCGCCGCGGGCGGCGCAGGCACGGGCGCGCCGCAGGCGGAGCGGGCGGCCGGCGGCGCGGGCAAAGCCGCTGCCGCGGGCGCAGGCGCGAAAGGCCCCGTGAAAGGGCACGGGGCCGGGCTTAGCAGCCCGCTGCTGGCCGAAGGCAGCGGGGTGCAGTTCATCGCCGTCGCCAGCGGCAAGGGCGGCGTCGGCAAATCGACCGTCACCGTCAATCTGGCGGTGGCGCTCGCCCGCAAGGGCAAGCGTGTCGGCCTGATCGACGCCGACATTTACGGATTCAGCGTGCCCGATATGATGGGCATCGAGGAGCGGCCGCAGGTCGTGAACGGCCGCATCATTCCGATCGAGCGCTTCGGCGTCAAAGTGATCAGCATGGGCTTTTTCGTCGAGGATAATGCTCCGGTCGTATGGCGCGGTCCGATGCTCGGCCGGATGCTTAGAAATTTCTTCGCGGAGATCGAGTGGGGAGAGCTTGATTACGTTCTGCTTGATCTGCCGCCGGGAACGGGGGATGTGGCGCTGGACGTTCACCAGATTCTCCCGCAGAGCAAAGAAATAATCGTGACGACGCCTCATGCGACGGCGGCTTTTGTTGCCGCGCGGGCCGGCGCGATGGCCATTCAGACCGAACACGAAATATTGGGCGTCGTCGAAAATATGGCTTACTACGCCTGCTGCAGCTGCGGCGAGAAAGAATACATATTCGGCCGCGGCGGCGGAGCCCGGCTCGCGGAATCGCTGCATACCGATCTGCTGGCCCAGCTTCCGCTCGGCCAGCCGGACAATCATCCGTCCGAGCCTGATTTCTCGCCTTCCGTATATAAGGCGGAATCCGAGACCGGAGCGATCTATTTGGAACTGGCAGCCCGTATTATTGCAAAAACGGGGCAGGAGTAG
- the gerD gene encoding spore germination lipoprotein GerD — protein MRIRLSVIALTALLASMLTGCGSEPSGGGGQAMSYKDMKSMVIDILKTEDAQKALQESTMQSSGGGSGLKLLSVQDKENVRMAVKDVLVSPEYDKVIKQLMTDTRFAGEFAKAVNKQNKEIHKDLLKDPTYQKDLIQVMKNPEMDKMILDVLQSTQYRKQVMGIMQDTMQNPIFRLEMMDLMKKAVQDELKPKPNEKITSGGEGGSEDGGGDGGGEGESSS, from the coding sequence ATGCGTATTCGGTTATCCGTAATCGCTTTGACTGCGCTGCTCGCGTCGATGCTCACAGGCTGCGGTTCCGAACCGTCCGGAGGAGGCGGTCAAGCGATGAGCTATAAGGATATGAAATCGATGGTCATTGATATTCTGAAAACCGAAGATGCCCAAAAGGCGCTTCAAGAATCGACCATGCAATCAAGCGGCGGCGGTTCCGGCTTGAAATTGCTGTCGGTCCAGGATAAGGAAAATGTCCGCATGGCGGTGAAGGACGTGCTCGTTTCGCCCGAGTATGACAAAGTAATCAAGCAGCTTATGACGGATACCCGCTTCGCAGGCGAATTCGCGAAAGCCGTCAACAAACAAAATAAAGAGATCCACAAGGACCTGCTCAAGGATCCGACGTACCAAAAAGATCTTATCCAAGTAATGAAAAATCCCGAGATGGACAAAATGATACTTGATGTGCTGCAAAGCACCCAGTACCGCAAACAGGTCATGGGCATCATGCAGGACACGATGCAAAATCCGATCTTCCGGCTTGAAATGATGGATTTGATGAAAAAGGCCGTCCAGGATGAATTGAAGCCGAAGCCGAATGAAAAAATCACTTCAGGCGGAGAAGGCGGATCGGAAGACGGCGGCGGTGACGGTGGCGGCGAAGGCGAGTCCTCCAGTTAA
- a CDS encoding KinB-signaling pathway activation protein — protein MNLRKWFFLFWTCMAVGGAVTILTGSIMQWADQSYGFLGLRAAGFNAFMMALVGLLIGAFSQMGFFAYLTLNYIAMSVLGKRYLWIALQAYTTVFALAFIGYILFQGRDRLGEWLFWGLPLLLVAAAAAAAAVKSHLTNKSAIIPTLFLMVVVTAIEAWPSFQAESNAGGIIFMIVPLLACNAYQILMLHRFVNKEEAGPRVKAKTA, from the coding sequence ATGAATCTCAGAAAATGGTTTTTTCTGTTTTGGACCTGCATGGCGGTTGGGGGAGCGGTAACTATACTGACAGGCAGCATCATGCAGTGGGCGGATCAGTCATACGGTTTTCTGGGATTGCGTGCTGCCGGATTCAACGCCTTCATGATGGCGCTCGTCGGTCTGCTTATCGGCGCATTCAGCCAAATGGGCTTCTTCGCCTATTTAACGCTGAATTACATTGCCATGAGCGTACTGGGCAAACGTTATTTGTGGATCGCGCTGCAAGCATATACGACGGTTTTCGCATTGGCTTTTATCGGTTATATATTGTTTCAAGGACGTGACCGTCTTGGCGAATGGCTGTTTTGGGGGCTGCCTTTACTTCTTGTCGCCGCCGCAGCGGCTGCGGCGGCCGTCAAATCGCATCTGACCAATAAGAGCGCCATTATACCGACGTTGTTTCTAATGGTGGTGGTGACCGCGATCGAAGCATGGCCCAGCTTTCAAGCGGAAAGCAATGCCGGAGGCATTATTTTTATGATCGTTCCGCTCTTGGCCTGCAACGCTTATCAGATTCTGATGCTGCACCGCTTTGTGAACAAAGAAGAAGCCGGCCCGCGCGTAAAGGCGAAGACGGCTTAA